AGCACGGTGATGATCCTGAGCCTGCTGGCGGTGGTGCTGCTCTTGTTCCCGCTCACCCGCCGCTTCGATGTGCGCCTTGGGGGAGGGGTGTGATGAGCGTCGCCCTGCGACTGGAAGAGTTGAGCAAGCGTTTCGGCCAGACCCTGGCCGTCGACCGCCTCGAGCTCGAGGTACCCCCGGGCACCTTCCTCACCCTGCTGGGCCCCTCGGGTTGCGGAAAGACCACCACGCTGCGCATGGTGGCGGGCCTCGAGCAGCCCAGCAGTGGCCGCATCCTGCTGGGCGAGCGTGACATCACCGAGTTGCCCGCTCACCAGCGCGGCCTGGGTATGGTCTTTCAGAGCTACGCCCTCTTCCCGCACATGTCGGTTTTTGAGAACGTGGCTTACGGGTTGCGCACCCAGCGCCTGCCGATCCCCGAGATCCGCCGCCGGGTCGAAGCGGCGCTGGAGCGGGTGGGCCTGGGGGGCCTGGGTGACCGAGCCCCGCACACCCTCTCCGGGGGCCAGCAGCAGCGGGTGGCCGTGGCCCGCGCCCTGGTCCTCGAGCCCCCCCTGCTGCTCTTCGACGAGCCGCTGTCCAACCTCGATGCCAAGCTGCGCCGCTCGGTGCGCGCCGAGCTGCGCGCCCTGCAGCAGGAGCTGGGCATCACCGCGCTCTACGTCACCCACGACCAGGAAGAGGCGCTGGCCCTCTCCGACCGCATCGCGGTGATGAACGCCGGGCGCTTGCAGCAGGTGGGTACGCCCGAGGCCATCTACCGCTACCCGGCCAACCCCTTCGTGGCCGGCTTCATCGGCATGACCACGCTGCTGAAGGGCGAGGCCCAGCCGGACGGCCAGGGGGTGCGCGTGCGCCTGGGGTCGGCGGTGCTCGCGGCCTACGCCCCCCAGCCCTTCAGCGGCCCCGCCCTCTTGGCCCTGCGCCCGGAGGACGTACGCGTGGGCGAGGGTGAGCTCTGCGCCATCATTCGCCGGGTGGCCTATCTGGGCGAGCGCTTCGAGGTCTACCTGGAGAGCCCCTGGGGCGAGGTGCTGGCCTACGTGCCCTCCGAGCTGCGCCCGCAAACCGGCGAGGCCGTGCCCTTCCGCGTAGCCTGGGCGACGGCCTACCCAGCTTAGGGGCCTGAGAAAAGGCCCCGGATTGGCGGTAAGCTATGCCCTGTGAGTGCGCTTTACCGCCAGGCCCGGCCCTCCACCTTCGACGAGATGGTGGGGCAGGAGCACGTCAAGGAAGTGCTCCTCAACGCGCTGCGTTCGGGGCGGCTGGCCCAGGCTTACCTCTTTTCCGGGCCGCGGGGGGTGGGAAAGACCACCAGCGCGCGCCTCATCGCCCAGGCCGTCAACTGCACCGGCCCCGATCCCAAGCCCTGCGGGGTGTGCGAGGGCTGCCGGCTGGTGCGCGAAGGGCGACACCCCGACGTGCTCGAGATCGACGCCGCCAGCAACAACTCGGTCGAGGACGTGCGCGAGCTGCGCGAGAAGATCCTGCTGGCCCCGCTTTTGGGCCGCCGCAAGGTGGTGATCCTCGACGAGGCCCACATGATGTCCAAGAGCGCCTTCAACGCGCTGCTCAAGACGCTGGAGGAGCCCCCTGAGCACGTGATCTTCATCTTCGCCACCACCGAGCCCGAGCGCATGCCCCCCACCATCCTCTCGCGCACGCAGCACTTCCGCTTCCGCCGCCTCTCCGAAGGAGAAATCGCCGAGAAGCTCGCCCGCATCGTGCGCGGTCTGGGCCGCGAGGCCGAGCCCGCTGCCCTGCGGCTGGTGGCCCGCATGGCCGACGGGGCCATGCGCGACGGGGAGAGCCTGCTCGACCGCTTGTTGACCTTGGAGGGTGTCATCACCTTGTCCCAAACCGAGGCTGCGCTGGGCCTGCCCCCGCAGGCGGCCCTCTTCGCCGTGGCCGAGGCGCTGGACGCCGGACGTATCCGGGAGGCCCTCGAGCGCACCCAGGGCCTCTACACCCAGGGCTTCGCCGCCCGCACCCTGGCCCAGGGCCTGATGGAGGCCCTGCGGGCGGGGCTCTACGCGCGGCTGGGCCTGGGTACGGGGCCGCAGCTCAGCGCCCCCGAGGAGCGCCTGGTCGCGGCCATGACCGCCCTCGACCAGGCCCACGAACGCCTGGCCAAGCGCTCCGACGCCCTGGCGCTCGAGCTGGCCCTGCTGGCGGCTTACCAGGCCCTGCACGCTGTTGCCCCCACCCCAGCCGAGGTGAGGCCTCCGGCTTCTGCTGTCCCCGACTTCAGCCCAGCTCCCAGGGCCCGCTCCACACCCCCCCCTGCCGCCGATGCTGCCTCCGGGTCCCCCGCTCCCCAACCCGACCTCAACCAGGCCTGGCGGGACGTGCTGGGCCAGATCGGGGTCAACCTGCGGGCCTTCTTCCGCGAGGCCAGGCCTTACCCTCCCGAAGACGGCAGCCGTAGGCTGACTTTGGTATTTCCCGAGCGGGCCGGCTTCCACTACCAGAGAGCCCAGAAGAACCTCGAGGCCATCCAGAAGGCGGTACGGGACGTCATGGGCGACTATGAGGTGGAGCTGGTGCTGGGCGGAGATAAAAAAAAAGTAACCCCTAGCTCCCCCGCCCCTCCCCAGCACCTTAGCTCCGCGCCCGTAGCCGACCGGGTGGCCGAAGCCCTGCCCCAGCCGCCCGATCCACGGCCTGCCGAAGCCCCACAGCCCCAGCCCGTCCCAGCTCCTGCCCCCGAGCCCCCGAGCGTAAATGCGCTGTTCGAGGACCTGGGCGAGCCAGCCTATGAATCGCCCCCCCTCGAGGAGGAGGCTCCTTCGCTGGCCCGCACCTCTGGCTCGGACCTCACCGCCGACCCGCGCTTTCAGAGGCTGCTCCAGCTCTTCGGTGCCCGCATCCGCAAGATTCACCGTGAAACCCCCAAGGAATCCCTCGCCGCCGGTGCCGAGGGTGGGGGAGAGGCCGAGGAAGCAGGCGAGGAGTGAGCCTCCAGCTGGCTTATACCGGATTCAAAAGGATAATCAACTGGGGCGCTCAACCCCACTCCACTTCCTCGCGCCGGGCTTCGAGCCAAAGTTGCACGATGGGCCAGGCCAGCAGCCCACCGATGAGCAGAAAAAGCAGCACTTCCATGGTGCTCCTCCCAGGACACTCTAGCCCGTGCAGGTCAGGGCTGGGTCAGGGAGCAGATCCCCTGCCAGACGGGATTCGGGGGTGATCCTCCCTGACGGTCGGCGAAAAAGGCGTTCCCATTCGGGGACGAACTGACCGAATCTGGCATCAATCCCCCTTTGGCTTTCGGGCCTCGAGCGCCCCCTGCCCCGCCTCGATGCCGGAGTCGAAGTCGATCTCGGCGGGAAGGGCGTCGTCCGTGTCCACGATCACCGAGGCGGTGGGCTCGAGGGGTGTGGGTGTGGAGACGGGATACCCCCGCGAATGCTTACGGGCCACATAGACCACCACGAATGCCGCCAGCAACAATCCGAACACCGCAATCCAGGCCATGCTCTATGGTACTCCTGGAGGTGGGGTGTACGTCGCACACAAGACGCCTCCGGGAGAGAAGCGTTCCTTCCGCCACAGGCCACGCGCCTCCCTTAGCTACCGCTCCTGCCCTAAATCACCTCACGGAACCCGATGGCCTCGGCGCGGGCCTGGAGTTCGCGCTTGAGCAGGGTGTGCTGGGGGGCCGCGAGGTAGGGGTCGGCCTCGAGGATCTGTTTGGCGAGTTCACGGCTTTTCTCGATGATCTCCTGGTCGGAGGCCAGGTCGCCGATGCGCAGGTCGGGCATGCCGGACTGGCGCAGGCCGCGCAGCTCGCCGGGGCCGCGTAGCTCGAGGTCTTTCTCCGCGACGTAGAAGCCGTCGGTGCTCTCCTCGATGATGCGCAGGCGGCTCAGGGTCTTCTTGCTGCTCTCGCCCGCGATGAGGATGCAGTACGACTCCAGGCCGCCCCGCCCCACCCGGCCCCTGAGCTGGTGAAGTTGGGCCAGCCCGAAGCGCTCGGCGTTCTCGATGACCATCAACGTGGCCTGGGGGATGTCCACGCCCACCTCGATCACCGTGGTGCTTACCAGCAGGTCGAAGTGACCGTTCTTGAAGCGCTCCATCACTAAGTCCTTCTCCTCGGCCTTCATCTTGCCGTGCAGCAGTTCGATGCGCACGTCGGGCAGCAGCTCGCGCAGTTCGTCGGCCAGCTTGGTGGCGGCGGCCAGCTCGGCGGTGGCCTCGTTGTCGCCCTCCTCGATCATGGGCGTGACCACGAAGACCTGGTGTCCCTTGGCGATTTCCTGGCGGGCAAAGGCGTAGGCTTGCAGGCGGGTTTTCTGGGTGAGCACTTTGGTCTTGACCGGGGTGCGGCCGGGGGGCAGCTCGTCGATGACGCTGACCTCGAGGTCGCCGTACATCGTCAGCGCCAGCGAGCGGGGGATGGGCGTGGCCGACATCACCAGCACGTCGGGGCGGTTGCCCAAGAGGCGGCGGCGTTGCAGCACGCCGAAGCGGTGCTCCTCGTCGATGACCGCCAGGCCCAAATCCTTGAACTCCACGCCTTCTTGGATCAGGGCGTGGGTACCCACCACCACATCGGTGTGGGCCGACTTGAGCCGCTCGAGCACCCCGCGCTTCTCGGCCATGGGCATCGAGCCCACCAGCAGATCCACGGTCACGCCCAGGGGGAAGAGGTATTTCTGCAGGTTTTGGTAGTGTTGTTTGGCCAGGATCTCGGTGGGGGCCATCAAGGCGCCCTGGGCTCCGTTCTGCGCGGCGATGTAGAGCGCGGCGGCGGCTACAGCGGTCTTGCCCGAGCCCACGTCGCCCTGCAGCAGCCGAGCCATCTGGCGCTCGCTCTGCATGTCGGCGAGGATCTCGCCCAGTACCCGCTCCTGGGCTTTGGTGAAGCTGAAGGGAAGGTTGTCGCGGAAGCGCTCGAGCCAGCGTGGCTCCACCCGGAAGTAGCGCCCCAGCAAGGCCGAGCCACCCGACTGGATCATGACCTTGAGTTCGAGCAGCAAGAACTCGTCGAATTTGAGGCGGTAGAGGGCCCGCTCGAGCTTTTCCTCGGAGTCGGGGAAGTGGGCCTGGCGCAGCGCCCAGTCGAGGTCGGGCAGCCCCAGGGCGGCGCGGTAGGGCTCGAGCATGTCGGGGATGCGGGGGAAGGCCTCGAGGGCCCGCCAGGCTGCGCGGCGTAGAAAGGCCTGGGAGATGCCCTCGCGCGAGGGGTACACCGGCACGATGCGCCCGGTCGAGAGCGACTCACCTGCCTCGTCCTCGAAGTACTCCACCATCAGCGAGACGTTGCCCCCGCGCCGCTGCACCCGGCCCGAGACCAGCAGGCTGGCCCCCTCGGGCACCTGCTTGAGCACCCAGGGCTGGTTGAACCACACGCCCGTGAACTTCCAGCCCCACGCGTCCATGAAGCGCACCTGCACCAGCTGCATCCCCTTGCGCGGGGTCTTGACCAGCTCGCGGCTGAGCACCGTGCCCACCACGGTGGCCTTCTGGCCCTCCTCGACCTCGCGCACGCTCTGCAAGGCCCGGCGGTCCTCGTAGCGGCGGGGGTAGCCGTGCAGCAGGTCGCGCAGCACCCGGATGCCCAGCTCGCCCAGCTTCTTCTTCCCGCCCACGCCCAGCGGCAGCGCCTCTACCGGGGTGTCGAGGGTGAGCTCCTCCACCGGCTGTGCCGCCTCCGGCGCCGGCGAAGCGACGGGGGCGGGCCGGGCCGGGGCAGTGAGGATGGGGTCCTGCCCGTTGCCCAGCAGCTCGATGGCTTTTTGCAGCCGCTCCAGGCGCTGTGCGGTGCCCATCTCGCGGTAGCCCGCCAGGAGGTGGGCGAGTTCGGGGAAAGGCTGGCCCAAATTCCGCACCAGCTTCTCGAGGCCACCCGCCACCACCCGGTCCTGCGCGCCGTCGGAAAGCTCGCGGCGCAAGGGTCGCAGCAGGCGTTCCCTGAGCTCGTCCTTGGTCACGGCCCCATCATGCCATACCTGCATGGGGGTTTATGAACCAGGCGTAACGATGGCGTAACCGCCCGGTCGCTACACTTGGCCTCGAGTTTCGGAGGCTACAGGGAGGGCACATGGCCAAGACCATCGAGCAGTTGAGTTCGGGTCTGATCGTCGGACAGCTTGGGCTGGGCATGCACGGAGGCGGGGTCGGCAGCCCGGCTCAGGCCGTCCACGACGGCGACACCATCGACGTGCGGGCGCCAGACGACTTTGGCATCCGCTTCCTGGGCGTGGACGCGCCGGAGGTCAGCGCCCGGCTACCCGACTCCGGCCCCAGCGACTTCCCCTCCCTGAGCAGCCCACGCTGGGAAGCCTTTCTGAGCGGCGACCCGTTGCGCAACGTCCGGATCGGCCGGGGGCTCAAGCAGCACCTCGAGGCCCTCCTCGGCCCCGGCGTGGCCGCCAATCACCATTTCCACGCCCAGGAAGCCCGCAAAGGGCTGGCCCAGATGGTCGAAGCCGACCGGGTGGCCCTGGGGCAGAGCAAGGAGGAGTTCCGCTTCTTCCTGGCCTTCGCCTACGAGGTCATGGACGGCTACGGGCGCTTCCTGGCCTTCATCCACCCCCACGACCCCGCCAGGAAGCTGCCCGAAGCCCGTCGCCACAGCTACAACGACCGCATGCTCGAGGCCGGCCTGGTGCTGCCCTACTTCATCTGGCCCAACATCGACCCCTTCCTCAAGGCCCGCCTCGCCAGCGCTTCACTGCAAGGCGCGGTGATGAGCCCGCAGCAGCTTTACGACGAAGCCAACGACCCCGCCGCCAAGCTGGGCCGCGCCCGCAACGCGCTCAAGCGGGCTCGAGCTCAGCAGATCGGGCTCTTCGTCGCCACCAGCCCCCTGCGCCTTTCCCCCTCGGAGCTGCGCCTGCTGGTCAACCTGGCCAGGGGCCGCGGCCCCAACCGCTGGGTCATCGACCTCAACGACCCCAAAGCCCGCCTGCTCCACCCCGAGGACTACCCCGCCATCCCCCTCCCCGAGGACCGCCTGTTCGTGCCCGAGGAGTTCGTGCCGTTGTTCCGGCAGCGGGGGTGGTAGGGGGTGTGGGGTTCCGGGTGACGCGAACGCTTTGACGATCAGTTATCGACCTCGGCGGGCACCAAGCGGTAGAGAAAGCCCTGCGAGAAGGGCTTCGCCTCGAGCAGCGCGTTCACCTCGGCGATGGTGAGGGCTTCGTACTTGCGGGCCATCTCGCTCAAGGTCTCGTAGCGTCCGGTGTAGACATAGGAGAGGCCCAGGTTGAACAGCCGGCCCATGGGGGTTTCGCCCGCGAAGACGATGCCGGTGGCGATCTTGTTCTTAGCCCGCTCGACCTCCTCAGGCCGCACCCCCTCGCGCTCGAGGCGCTCCAGTTCGCGGCGCAGCACCTCCACCACCCGCTCCTCGTTGGCCGGGTCGGTCTGGGCGAAGGTGTAGAACAGCCCCACCCCGTCGTTCTCGTCGTGGCTCGCGCCGACCGACTCCACCAGGCCGCTGTCCACCAAGGCCCAGTGCAGGCGGCTGTTGCCCTCGGCCCCTAGGATGCTCGCCAGCACGCTTGCGGCGTAGCGCCGCTCGTCTTGGGCGGCGAAGCCGGGTGCGAGGTGAACCAGGTAGCTCTGGGTGGCCTGGGGGTAGGGCTGGCGGAACTCCCCCGGCTGGGGCTCGAAGGGCGCGTACTCCCGTCTTGCGCCCGCGGGAGGCCAGTGGTCGGTCAGGGCCCGGATCTGCTCGAGGGTGGCCTCCCAGTCGAGCCGACCGGCCAGGGCCAGCACCATGTTGGCGGGCGAGTAGCGCCGGGCGTGGTAGTCGGCCATCTGCTCGCGGGTCAGGGCCCCCACGCTCTGCGCCGTGCCCAGCACGCTGTTGCCCAGGCTGTGCCCCCGGAAGTAACGCTCGCGGGCCCAGTCGAAGGCCATGATCTGCGGGCGGTCGGCGTAGAGGGCGATCTCCTCGAGGATCACCTGCTTTTCGGTGTCGAAGTCCTCCTGGCGCAGCGCCGGGCGCATCATGTCGGTGAACAACTCGAGGAGCCTGGGGCCGAACTCCGGGAGCACCGCGCCGTGGTAGACGGTGTTCTCCTCGGTGGTGAAAGCGTTGTTCTGCGCGCCCATGCGATCGAACTCGAGGTTGATCTCGATGGCGTCGCGGGTAGGGGTGCCCTTGAAGAGCATGTGCTCGAGGAAGTGCGAGACGCCCGACTCCTCGGGGCGCTCGTCGCGACTGCCGGTCTTGACGAAGTAGCCCATTGCCACGCTGCGGGCTGCCGGGTTGACCTCGGCGATGACGGTGAGGCCGTTATCGAGACGGGTTTCCTTGAATTTCATGCTGGTGTCCATGGGGGTTGCTTTGCGAGGCCACGTGATCTACCGGGCCCAGGACGGCGGTCCAGGGGTCGCGGTAGGGGTTTTCTGCCAGGTAGCGGTTGATGCGCTCGAGGTTCACGGCGGCGATGGCGGCCTCGATCTCCTCGAGGCTGCGCACCCGTCCGAGCAGGTAGAGGTCGCGGGCCATGCTCGCCGCCCTCGAGCGCGCCGACTCCTCCTGCATCACCAGCATGGTGCGCAGGCCCACCTTGGCCCGCTCGAGCTCCTCTGCGCTCACCCCCTGGGCCAGTCCTTCGATCTCGGCCCGCAGCACCCGCAGGGTCTCCTCGGCGCGCTCCGGCGTGGTTCCGGCGTAGGCGCTGAGGTAGCTGTAGCCCTTGACCCCGTTGGGCGAGGCGTAGACCGAGTAGACCAGCCCGCGCTTCTCGCGCACCTCGACGAACAGCCGCGCCCCCATGCCGCCCGAGAGCACCTGCGCCGCCAGGCGCGCGGTGTAGAACTCGGGGTGGTCGATGCTCACATCGGGGTAGATCAGCCCGATCTGCACCTGGGCGCCGTGCTGCTCGAGCCGCAGGCTATGGGGCTGGCTCACCGCGGGCGCGGGCGCCGCCACCGGGTGCACGGCTGCAAGCCGTCCCGATAGGGGATCGCCCCCCGGGTGCACGGGCCTCGCCCGTCCCGATAGGGGATCGTCCCCCGGGTGCACGGAGCTTGCTCCGTCCCGAAGGGGATCGTCCCCCTCACCCCCCCGCCATAGCCCGAGCGTGGCTTCCACCGCCGCCTGGGCCCGCTCGAGGGTGATCCCTCCGGCCAGCGCCAGGATCGAGCCCTGTGCCCTGTAGCGCCGGGCAAAATCGGCCCGCAGGGCCTCGGGGGTGGCTGCCTGGAGCCCCTCGAGGGTACCGCTGGGGTTGCGCCCGTGGGGGCTGGTGAAGACCGCCCGCCGCAACGCGGTGAACATCTTCTTGGGAGGCTGGTCCTCGAGCGAGGCCAGCTCCTGCAAGGCCACCTGCCGCACCGTCTCGAAGGCCTCCTCGGGTAGCGCAGGCCGCATGAGCACGTCGGCGTAGAGCGCGAGCACCTTCTCGAGCTGCCCCGCCAGGAAGGAAGCCCCCAGCGTGGTGTACTCCAGCCCGGCTGCGCTGCCCCGGCGCACGCCCAGGTCGTCGAAGGCCTCGGCCAGGGCTCGCGCATCGCGGCCCCCGGCCCCCTTCCACAGCCAGCCCTCGAGCAGATTGGCCGCCCCCTCGAGGCCCTCGGGGTCGGTGACGGCCCCTACCGGCAGCAGCAACTGCATGGCCACGCCGGGGTTCCAGGGTTGTTCCTCCACGGCCAGGATCAGGCCATTGGACAAGGTCACGCTTCGCGCTAAAGCCATATGCCTTGGGAGTATACGGTTTGGTGGGGCCACAAGCCATACACCCCCTTTAGCTATCCGTCACCCAAGGCCCGCACGCTTGCGCTAGGCTCGAGCTTGTGAGGCTCACCCGCTTGCTGATTTTGCTGACGCCGCTGCTCTCGGCGGCCTTCGCACAAAGCGCCCTCGAGCTCGAGGTGTTGGCCCGGACCAACCAGCTTCGCCTGGCCCACGGTCTGGGGGCTTTGCTGTGGGACGACCTGGCCTACAAAGCCGCCCTAGGCCACGCCCAGGACATGCTGGCGCGGGGCTACTTTAGCCACGACACTCCTGAGGGTCGCACCCCCGGCCAGCGCATGGCGGCGGCGGGGGTCACCGAGGTGGTGGTGGGGGAGAACTTGGCCTTCTACGAGGGCTACCCCGACGCCGAAGTCCCCAAGAAGGCTGTGCAAGACTGGATGAACAGCCCCGGCCATCGCGCCAACCTGCTCAAGGGCGACTTCACCCACCTGGGAGTGGCCCTGGTGCGTCAGGGCCGCAAGGTGGTGGTGGTGCAGAACTTCGTGGGGCGGCCCTTCGATCCCCTGCTGAAGCGAAGCCCGGCCCAGGCTCAGCGCACCCTGCTGTGGCTGAGCGGGCAGGCTCCGGGAACGCTGGGCATCTTCCTGGAGCGCCAGCTTTTTGCCCAGGTCGGGCCCAGGCTGGACCTGAGCCTCGAGCTGCCCCCCGGCTCGAAGCTGGAATACGGCTTCAACGACGGTCGGGGCTGGTTCTCGGTCCCCGAAGGGCGGGGAGGCGGCTGGCAGGCCCGGCTCGAGGTCACCGAAACCCCCGGCGTGACCCTGCGGCTGGCCCTTCCCAGCGGCCAATACGCCCTCTCGGTGGGGGCCGAACCCCGCTTGTGGCGGCGGATCGTGGGGCCACAAACGCTCGAGCTGACCCTGCCGGGCACGCTGCAATTCCTGTGGGTGGGGCGATTGCAGGGGCAGAGGATCGACTACACCCACCGAATCCCTTTGCGCTGAGCATCGAGTCTGCGGTGCCCCCCGCTTTGCGCACGGCTCCATAGCCGAATATGGTTCGGATACTGCCCGAATCAGGCGGACTGCATTAGACTTCTGGAATGGATTACCGTACGCTGCTGGCGATCGTGGCGACCCTGTTACCCTGGGCCTCGGCTTTCGCGGGGATCCGGGCCGGTCTCGAGGCCTACTCTCCCGGCCACCTCACCCTGCTGCGCTTTTTGGTGGCCTCGCTGACCCTGCTGATCTATGCCCTGGCGGTGCGCATGCCCCTGCCCCGGCGGGAGGATTGGCCGGGCATCTTCGCCCTCGGCTTCGTGGGGATCACCGTCTACCACACCGCGCTCAACTTCGGCCAGGTCACGGTGCTGGCGGGGCCCGCCGCCTTGCTCATCGCCTGCGGGCCGGTCTTCACGGCTTTGCTCTCACGCTCCTTGCTCAAGGAGGAGATCTCGAGCTGGGGCTGGATTGGCATCGCCATGGCCTTTGGTGGGGTGGCGCTGATCGCCTTCGGCAAGCCCGGAGGCTTCGAGCTACAGCCGGGAGCCCTCCTCATCTTGCTCTCGGCCCTGGCCACCTCGCTGTACTTCGTGCTGCAAAAGCCCTTCTACCGGCGCTACACCGCCCTTCAGTTCACGGCCTACTCCATCTGGGCGGGAACCCTGCCCATGCTGCTCTTCCTGCCGGGCCTGGCTCAGGAGGTGGCGGCGGCCCCGCTGTCCACGACGCTGGCCGTGATCTACCTGGGGGTGCTGCCGGGCGGGTTGTCCTACGTAAGCTGGTCCTATGCGCTCTCGAGGGCGCCCGCCACGAGGGTCACCAGCTTCCTCTACGTCAACCCCCTCATCGCCACGCTGATCGCCTTCGTCTGGTTGGGCGAGGTGCCCGCGCTGCTGTCGATGATTGGCGGGGCCGTCGCGTTGGTGGGGGTGATCGTGGTCAACACCCTGGGCAAGGTCAAAAGCGCCCCGCGCCCGCAGCTCAGGGTCGAGGGCTGAGCCCCAAAGCGATCTTCTCGCGTGCCTTAGGCCGTAGGCAGGACGGGGCACGAAAGATGAGCCCAGCCGATACAATGACGGCGTATGGAAATTCGCAAAATCG
The window above is part of the Calidithermus timidus DSM 17022 genome. Proteins encoded here:
- a CDS encoding ABC transporter ATP-binding protein, coding for MSVALRLEELSKRFGQTLAVDRLELEVPPGTFLTLLGPSGCGKTTTLRMVAGLEQPSSGRILLGERDITELPAHQRGLGMVFQSYALFPHMSVFENVAYGLRTQRLPIPEIRRRVEAALERVGLGGLGDRAPHTLSGGQQQRVAVARALVLEPPLLLFDEPLSNLDAKLRRSVRAELRALQQELGITALYVTHDQEEALALSDRIAVMNAGRLQQVGTPEAIYRYPANPFVAGFIGMTTLLKGEAQPDGQGVRVRLGSAVLAAYAPQPFSGPALLALRPEDVRVGEGELCAIIRRVAYLGERFEVYLESPWGEVLAYVPSELRPQTGEAVPFRVAWATAYPA
- the dnaX gene encoding DNA polymerase III subunit gamma/tau, whose amino-acid sequence is MSALYRQARPSTFDEMVGQEHVKEVLLNALRSGRLAQAYLFSGPRGVGKTTSARLIAQAVNCTGPDPKPCGVCEGCRLVREGRHPDVLEIDAASNNSVEDVRELREKILLAPLLGRRKVVILDEAHMMSKSAFNALLKTLEEPPEHVIFIFATTEPERMPPTILSRTQHFRFRRLSEGEIAEKLARIVRGLGREAEPAALRLVARMADGAMRDGESLLDRLLTLEGVITLSQTEAALGLPPQAALFAVAEALDAGRIREALERTQGLYTQGFAARTLAQGLMEALRAGLYARLGLGTGPQLSAPEERLVAAMTALDQAHERLAKRSDALALELALLAAYQALHAVAPTPAEVRPPASAVPDFSPAPRARSTPPPAADAASGSPAPQPDLNQAWRDVLGQIGVNLRAFFREARPYPPEDGSRRLTLVFPERAGFHYQRAQKNLEAIQKAVRDVMGDYEVELVLGGDKKKVTPSSPAPPQHLSSAPVADRVAEALPQPPDPRPAEAPQPQPVPAPAPEPPSVNALFEDLGEPAYESPPLEEEAPSLARTSGSDLTADPRFQRLLQLFGARIRKIHRETPKESLAAGAEGGGEAEEAGEE
- the recG gene encoding ATP-dependent DNA helicase RecG — its product is MQVWHDGAVTKDELRERLLRPLRRELSDGAQDRVVAGGLEKLVRNLGQPFPELAHLLAGYREMGTAQRLERLQKAIELLGNGQDPILTAPARPAPVASPAPEAAQPVEELTLDTPVEALPLGVGGKKKLGELGIRVLRDLLHGYPRRYEDRRALQSVREVEEGQKATVVGTVLSRELVKTPRKGMQLVQVRFMDAWGWKFTGVWFNQPWVLKQVPEGASLLVSGRVQRRGGNVSLMVEYFEDEAGESLSTGRIVPVYPSREGISQAFLRRAAWRALEAFPRIPDMLEPYRAALGLPDLDWALRQAHFPDSEEKLERALYRLKFDEFLLLELKVMIQSGGSALLGRYFRVEPRWLERFRDNLPFSFTKAQERVLGEILADMQSERQMARLLQGDVGSGKTAVAAAALYIAAQNGAQGALMAPTEILAKQHYQNLQKYLFPLGVTVDLLVGSMPMAEKRGVLERLKSAHTDVVVGTHALIQEGVEFKDLGLAVIDEEHRFGVLQRRRLLGNRPDVLVMSATPIPRSLALTMYGDLEVSVIDELPPGRTPVKTKVLTQKTRLQAYAFARQEIAKGHQVFVVTPMIEEGDNEATAELAAATKLADELRELLPDVRIELLHGKMKAEEKDLVMERFKNGHFDLLVSTTVIEVGVDIPQATLMVIENAERFGLAQLHQLRGRVGRGGLESYCILIAGESSKKTLSRLRIIEESTDGFYVAEKDLELRGPGELRGLRQSGMPDLRIGDLASDQEIIEKSRELAKQILEADPYLAAPQHTLLKRELQARAEAIGFREVI
- a CDS encoding M16 family metallopeptidase; amino-acid sequence: MKFKETRLDNGLTVIAEVNPAARSVAMGYFVKTGSRDERPEESGVSHFLEHMLFKGTPTRDAIEINLEFDRMGAQNNAFTTEENTVYHGAVLPEFGPRLLELFTDMMRPALRQEDFDTEKQVILEEIALYADRPQIMAFDWARERYFRGHSLGNSVLGTAQSVGALTREQMADYHARRYSPANMVLALAGRLDWEATLEQIRALTDHWPPAGARREYAPFEPQPGEFRQPYPQATQSYLVHLAPGFAAQDERRYAASVLASILGAEGNSRLHWALVDSGLVESVGASHDENDGVGLFYTFAQTDPANEERVVEVLRRELERLEREGVRPEEVERAKNKIATGIVFAGETPMGRLFNLGLSYVYTGRYETLSEMARKYEALTIAEVNALLEAKPFSQGFLYRLVPAEVDN
- a CDS encoding M16 family metallopeptidase codes for the protein MALARSVTLSNGLILAVEEQPWNPGVAMQLLLPVGAVTDPEGLEGAANLLEGWLWKGAGGRDARALAEAFDDLGVRRGSAAGLEYTTLGASFLAGQLEKVLALYADVLMRPALPEEAFETVRQVALQELASLEDQPPKKMFTALRRAVFTSPHGRNPSGTLEGLQAATPEALRADFARRYRAQGSILALAGGITLERAQAAVEATLGLWRGGEGDDPLRDGASSVHPGDDPLSGRARPVHPGGDPLSGRLAAVHPVAAPAPAVSQPHSLRLEQHGAQVQIGLIYPDVSIDHPEFYTARLAAQVLSGGMGARLFVEVREKRGLVYSVYASPNGVKGYSYLSAYAGTTPERAEETLRVLRAEIEGLAQGVSAEELERAKVGLRTMLVMQEESARSRAASMARDLYLLGRVRSLEEIEAAIAAVNLERINRYLAENPYRDPWTAVLGPVDHVASQSNPHGHQHEIQGNPSR
- a CDS encoding CAP domain-containing protein — protein: MRLTRLLILLTPLLSAAFAQSALELEVLARTNQLRLAHGLGALLWDDLAYKAALGHAQDMLARGYFSHDTPEGRTPGQRMAAAGVTEVVVGENLAFYEGYPDAEVPKKAVQDWMNSPGHRANLLKGDFTHLGVALVRQGRKVVVVQNFVGRPFDPLLKRSPAQAQRTLLWLSGQAPGTLGIFLERQLFAQVGPRLDLSLELPPGSKLEYGFNDGRGWFSVPEGRGGGWQARLEVTETPGVTLRLALPSGQYALSVGAEPRLWRRIVGPQTLELTLPGTLQFLWVGRLQGQRIDYTHRIPLR
- a CDS encoding DMT family transporter — its product is MDYRTLLAIVATLLPWASAFAGIRAGLEAYSPGHLTLLRFLVASLTLLIYALAVRMPLPRREDWPGIFALGFVGITVYHTALNFGQVTVLAGPAALLIACGPVFTALLSRSLLKEEISSWGWIGIAMAFGGVALIAFGKPGGFELQPGALLILLSALATSLYFVLQKPFYRRYTALQFTAYSIWAGTLPMLLFLPGLAQEVAAAPLSTTLAVIYLGVLPGGLSYVSWSYALSRAPATRVTSFLYVNPLIATLIAFVWLGEVPALLSMIGGAVALVGVIVVNTLGKVKSAPRPQLRVEG